From the Pirellulales bacterium genome, the window GCTGTAGGGAATTTTCGCGCTTCGAGCTATGATGAATAGATGCTTCCGACGCCTTTGAAATTTGTCCTGCTGGTCGTATGGATGGCGATGCTGCCGTGCCAATCGATCGCCCTCGATCAATTAACGATCAAGCATGGCGATCGGCAGCAAGTGCTGACAGGCAAGGTTGTCGTATCGGCTAAAGACGGCGGCGTGATGCTGATGACCGCCGACGGCGTCTTGTGGCCGGTCACGGCGGAAGATCTAATCGAGCGCCGAAAGGATGATCGGCCATTTGCCCCGCTCTCTTCCGAGGCGATCGGAAAAAAATTGCTCGCCGAATTGCCCGCCGGCTTCGAAACACACCCGACGGCTCATTATTTGATCTGTTACAATACATCGCGGGCATATGCCCAGTGGTGCGGCGGCCTATACGAGCGATTATACAAGGGGTTTACCAATTTCTGGTCGCAGCGAGGATTCAATCTCCACGAGCCGGAAATGCCACTTGTGGTGGTGATCTTTGCCGATCGCGACCGCTATGCGGCACATTCGCAGGATGAGGTTGGAGACGGTGCGGCCAACATTATCGGCTTCTACAGCCTAAAATCGAATCGCGTGACGATGTACGACTTGACGGGCGTCGAATCGTTGCGCCGACCCGATGACAAGCGCGGAAGCACCGCGCAAATCAATCAAATGCTCATGCGGCCGCAAGCCGAGTCGATGGTCGCCACCATTATTCATGAGGCCACGCACCAAATTGCTTTCAATTGCGGACTGCAACAGCGCTTTGCCGACATTCCACTGTGGGTTTGCGAAGGCTTGGCGATATACTTTGAAACCCCCGATCTGACCAGCGGCAAGGGTTGGCGGACGATCGGCGCATTAAATCGGCCGCGCCTGGCGCAATTTCGACAGTTTTGCGTCAACCGACCTGCCGGTTCGCTCGCCTCGTTGCTCACCGACGATCGGCGGTTCCGCGATGGCCGCCAGGCCGCCGATGCCTATGCCGAAGCCTGGGCGTTGAACTATTTTTTGATCCGCCAGCATCCAAAACAGTATCAAGACTACCTCGAACTGCTCGCTGAAAAGCCGCCGCTGGCCAGCGACGAACCGGACGAACGAATCAACGAATTCAAGTCCTGCTTCGGCGACAACTTGCAGGCGCTCGAAACGGAGTTCTTGCATTATTTGGAGCGGATTCGCTAAACCGACGTTCCAATCGTTGTCGGAGGGAAATCGATTCCCCAAAATTGCCAACGAGTTTGGACAGACATTGCGATAGCACCGCTATCGCCGCCGCGCCGTCGGCCCAGTCGCCCCATTCTTCTTGACCGAAAAACTTCAGGCAGTCGGCCGACTTTGGTTGATCTCTGCCTAAAGTTTTGGTCGATAAAGCCGCTAACGACGGAGTACTTTTCCACGGAGTTCTTGTCCAGGACGGATTGCAATGCGCGCTTGCTTACTTCGCGGCAGCTTGATGATGGTGTTTGGCCTGTTTTTTCAGCACTTGGCAGCGGCCGACGATTCCTTTAGCGCTGCTCGAAAGAGCGCAGGGGCCACACGCTATGCTTCATCGGCCCGTGTTGGGAACGCTGCATCCCAGACCCCGCCGACAACTTCGCCGTTTTCGCCTTCAGTGTTGCGCGAAATGCCGGAGCACGATTCCACGCCGCTCAGTGTTCTAAAGCCAGCAGCCAGCACTCACAGCAAGGTGCAAGAAATCTTTCCAACGGCCAGCACTTCGCCAGCGGAGCCTGCCGTTACGTCGATTCCGTCGAGCGACACCGCGGCCGCACCGGCGAGCAGCAGTGGCTTGAAATCACTGCAGCAACGGTTTTCAATCCTGAGAAAACTCGCCGGCAGTAAGCCGCCAGAGGACAGCAACGCATCGCCGCTCACGGCCAACGAATCTCCGCTCGTCGATCAGCCTATGGCCGCGCCAAGGCCAGCCACCGCTGGAACGACGATTCCAGCGCCGGGC encodes:
- a CDS encoding DUF1570 domain-containing protein, whose protein sequence is MLPTPLKFVLLVVWMAMLPCQSIALDQLTIKHGDRQQVLTGKVVVSAKDGGVMLMTADGVLWPVTAEDLIERRKDDRPFAPLSSEAIGKKLLAELPAGFETHPTAHYLICYNTSRAYAQWCGGLYERLYKGFTNFWSQRGFNLHEPEMPLVVVIFADRDRYAAHSQDEVGDGAANIIGFYSLKSNRVTMYDLTGVESLRRPDDKRGSTAQINQMLMRPQAESMVATIIHEATHQIAFNCGLQQRFADIPLWVCEGLAIYFETPDLTSGKGWRTIGALNRPRLAQFRQFCVNRPAGSLASLLTDDRRFRDGRQAADAYAEAWALNYFLIRQHPKQYQDYLELLAEKPPLASDEPDERINEFKSCFGDNLQALETEFLHYLERIR